The nucleotide sequence TTTAGTGGTGCATTCCTGGAAAGACCTTCCGACCGAATTCAAATCAGAAACCGTGATCGGCGCGACTTTGCCCCGTGCGGATCAACGCGATCTGCTGCTGGTGAAAAAGTCCCACTTCGACAAAATCAAGGCCAGCAAAACCCTGAAGGTCTTCAGCTCGTCCCCGCGCCGGGAATACAACCTGACAGGCTTCTTCAAGGAACACCTGCCGTTTGCGCTGGAATCCGTGAAGTTCGAAAGCGTTCGAGGCAACATGCTGACTCGCGTGCGCAAGCTGATTGAATCGCCTGAAACCGACGGACTGATCGTGGCAAAAGCCGCCTTTGATCGCTTGTTCTCTGCCACGCTGCCGGAATTCATGGAAGGCCAGCAGCAGCTGCGCCAGTATTTCAAAGAACTGAGCTGGGTGGTTCTGCCTTTGAGTGTGAACCCGAACGCGGCCGCTCAGGGCGCACTGGCTGTGGAGGTTCTGGCAACCCGCAAAGATCTGCGTGATCTTTTAAGCATCATTCACGATCCGGAGACTTTCCTCTGCGCCCAGAGCGAACGTGATACTTTGGCCAGTTTTGGTGGCGGCTGCCATCAGAAGATCGGCATCGCTGTTTTGTCCCGCCCTTACGGTCGAATCACCCTTTTAAAGGGCCTGACTGACGGCGGCCAGGTATTGGATAAGAAAGAATTACAGCCTAAAAACCCACCGCCACAATTTGCTGCGTCTGAATTGTGGTCTGCTGACGTCAAAGCCGAGCGCCAGGCGATTTCCTGCTATGAAATCCCGGTAGGCACCACCGCCCTGTTTGTAGCACGCAGTGAAGCATGGCCGACGGACCTTTTATGGACTGATTTTGTATGGACCGCAGGTCTAAAAACATGGAAAAACCTTTCTCAAAAAGGTATATGGGTGCACGGATGTGCGGAAAGCCTTGGAGAGCAGGAAAACCCTCAACTGGACACGCTGGCAAACCAGAAACTGACTTGGGCAAAACTGAGTCATGAAGACGGATATGCCAACCAGGCTCAGGGTGGAATGCCGATGGTTGCAACTTATGCTTTGAAAGCGGAAGCAATCACCGAGTCTGTCAGCGACAAGAAGTTTTTCTTCTGGAGCAGCGGCAGTCAGTTCCTGCAAACAGTGCAGGAATTCCCAGAGATTCTGACCCAGCACCACGCCTCCGGACCGGGGAACACTCATCAGGTGATCCGATCCTATTTGCAAGAAAACAAGAAATACGATCCAAGCCGACTGCATGTCTTTTTGGATCAGGAAGACTGGAGAAAACAATGCACAAAGTAACTTCTGAAGAACTTTTCCAACGCGCTTTGAAAGTCGCTCCAGGCGGAGTTCACTCCCCGGTTCGTTCTTTCAAGGGTCTTGACCGTGCTCCTGTCTTCTTCAAAAAAGCCGAAGGTGCTTTCCTGACTTCCGTTGAAGACAAGAAATACATCGACTTCTGCCAAAGCTTTGGCCCGCTGATCCTGGGTCACCTGGATGCGGAAGTGAAAGAAGAAGTTCACCGCATGGTGGACACCGCCTGGACTTTCGGCGCCACTGAAATCTATTCTTTGGAACTGGCTGAATGGATCACCAGCACTTTGCCGTTCATGGAAAAGCTGCGCTTTGTATCTTCCGGCACTGAAGCCGTGATGAGTGCTTTGCGTGTGGCGCGTGCGGCAACAGGTCGTACTAAAATTTTGAAATTTGAAGGCTGCTATCACGGTCACGTTGATAACCTGCTGGTAAAAGCAGGCAGCGGTCTTGCGGGCGCATCGGCTTCTTCCAGCGCGGGCATCCCGGCTGAAGTGGCGGCTCACACTGTAGTGGCTCCGTTGGATGATGAAGCTAAATTGGCTGAAGTGTTTGCGGCCCAGGGCAAAGACATTGCCGCTGTGATCATCGAACCACTTCCAGCCAACTATGGCCTTTTGGTTCAGCGTCCTGAGTTCCTGAAAAAAGTAGCTGAGCTTTGCGAAAAGAACGGAAGCCTTCTGATCTTTGACGAAGTGATCTCGGGCTTCCGCGTGGGCTTGGGTGGCATGGTTGAACAAACTGGCATCCGTCCGGACCTTGTGACTTACGGTAAAATCATCGGCGGTGGCTTCCCAGTGGGTTGCTATGGCGGCAAAGCGGAACTGATGAACATGGTTGCGCCTAGTGGAGATGTATATCAGGCCGGCACTTTGAGCGCAAACCCGGTGGGTATGCGCGCAGGTCTGACGACGCTTAAGAAAATGCAGCGTGTGGACGGCTGGAACGTTCTTGAACAAAGAACCAGGAAATTCGCTGACAACATCCGTGTTGGTTTTGCGAAAAAAGGTGTGAACCTTGAAGTCAGCCAAGTGGCATCCTTGTTCTGGATCCACGGCCCGACAGCAAACCCAATCCGTTCCATCGACCAGATCCCGGCAAACCAGGGTGGCAACTTCAAGAACCTGTTCCTGAAGTCTTTGGACAAAGGTGTTTACCTGGCTCCAAACGCTTACGAGGTTGGCTTCGTTTCTTTGGCTCACACCGATGAGCTTTTGGAACAAGCTGCGCAAATTATTGTGGATGCGGCGGAGTAAATGACTAAATCCTTCATCAAACCCCATATCAAGACGGCATTGGCGATCCTGTGGTTCGCCTTTACCTTCTCGCTGGTGGGTTGGTGGTGGGTTTATTTCCTGCTGAAACTAAGTCCTGAAAACGCTTCGATCGAACAACTGAGAACCTCTCACCGCATGTTTGCGTGGGAAGGTTCGATCCTGCTGGCGGCGATCCTGTTTGGCGGGATTGCTTTGGTGATCTTCACTTACCGCGATCAAAAGCGCCATCAGCGCCTGCGCTTCTTCTTTTCAACGTTCAGCCATGACATTAAAACCTCTATCGCACGCCTGCGCCTGCAGGCCGAAGTGCTGGAAGAGGATTTGAACACAACATCCCACCCGGTGATGAAACGTCTGATTCAGGACATTCAGCGTCTGGATCTGCAGCTTGAAAATTCCCTGCTGCTGGCCAACCTTGAGGCCGGTCAGCTCTTGAAAGAACAAGTGTCTTTAAGTGACCTTCTGTCCAGTCTGCGCAGTGAGTTTTCCGAACTTACTGTGGAGCTTGAACGTGAAGCCAAAATCCTGGGTGATCGTCGCGCGCTGCTGAGTGTTCTGCGCAATCTTCTGCAGAATTCAGTCCTGCACGGCAAAGCCACCACGGTAAAGATCCGTGTGCGCCCGCACGGCGAAGGCCGCATTGAACTGGTGATCCAGGATGACGGTCTGGGCTTTAAAGGCATTCTAAAAAAACTAGGCTCCGAGATTCTGATGTCCCAGGACGTTCGCAGCAACGGCATTGGCTTGCTGCTGACAAAACGCCTGCTTGAAAAAATGAACGGCGACATCTGGTTTGAATCAAAAGAAAATGAAGGCTTCAAATCCCACATTGAACTTCAAGGAACTTTGCCATGAGAAAAATCCTTCTGGTTGAAGATGACATCTCTTTGGGTGAAACCCTGAATGAACGCCTGCAAAGGGACTATGAAGTTTCCTGGGCGAAATCCCTGAGCGAGGCCTGGTCCCTGTTTTCAAAAACCAAGGACTATGACCTGGCAATTCTGGATGTGGGCCTGCCTGATGGCAGCGGCTTTGAACTTGCGGCAAAACTAAAGGCCACCGCTCCCATCCTGTTCCTGTTCCTGACGGCGCAAGCCGATGCGGAATCCCGCCTGCAGGGGTTTGAACTGGGCGCGGAAGAATACATCCCCAAGCCTTTCCACCTGAAAGAGCTTTTAATTCGCGTAAAGCATGTGCTGGACGCCCATGCCCCGACCCGCGAACTGCAACTGGAATCCTGTGTGGTGAACTTCACGCAGATGTCCGTGACCAAGAAAACCGGGCAGATTGAATATCCGCCGGTGACGGATCTGAAGATCCTGCAGCTTTTGATTGAAAAATCACCACGGGTACTAAGCCGTGATGAAATTATGAACGAAATCTGGGGCGTTGATAAAAACCCCAGCCATCGCACTATCGACAATATTATCGTACGCCTGCGCCAGCTTTTGGGCGATGACGGAGAAAAACACATCCGTTCTGTTCGCGGCGTCGGCTATCAATGGTCCACTGAGGAGGCAACATGAACACTTTATTCCACAACGCACTTAAAAGGACTCCTCAGGCCGTTCCACCCATCTGGTTCATGCGCCAGGCGGGCCGCTATCACAAACATTATCAGGGCATGCGTGCCAATCATTCCTTTGACCAGCTTTGCAAACGCGCGGAGTTGGCAGCAGAAGTAGCCCGTGGCCCGGTAGCAGAATTTGATTTCGACGTTTCCATCCTTTTCAGCGACATTCTGTATCCGCTGGAAGCTCTGGGCATGGGCCTGGAATACACCGATCACGGCCCGCAACTGGGTTTCAAACTGACTCCAGAAACCATCGGCACTTTGGGTGGCGTGGAAGAAGCGGTCAAGTTCATGTACTTCCAGAAAGAAGCGGTCCTGGCGACTCGTGCGGTTCTGCCTTCCAATAAAAGTCTGATCGGCTTTGTTGGTGGTCCTTGGACTTTGTTCGTGTACGCGGTGGAAGGCTCCCACGCAGGCTCTTTGATCCAGTCCAAGAAACTGGCGCCGATGTTCCCGCAGTTCCTGGAAAAAATGTATCCGCTGCTAAAAGAAAACATCCGCCTGCAACTGGAAGGTGGCGTGGAAATCGTGATGATTTTCGACACCGCTGCCGGCGAAGTTTCACCTCTGTTCTTCCAGGAATGGATCCAGCCGGTATTGACCCGCCTGTCTCAGGATTATCCGGGCAAGATCGGTTACTATTCCAAAGGCACGCAGGCTGTGTTCTTCAACGACGCCTTCAAGGCACTGCCATGGGCCGGTCAGGGCTTCGATCACAGAAACTATCTTCCGGATTGCTTCAACATCCAGAACAAAGGCTTCGTACAAGGCAACTTCGACCAAAGCTTGTTGTTCATGGATGATGCTGACTTCAAAAAGGCGATGCACACCTACCTTGCCCCAATGAAGAACATGAGCAAAGAACAGCGCGCCGGCTGGGTGAGCGGTCTGGGTCATGGTGTTTTGCCGAAAACTCCTGAAAAGAATGTAAAACTGTTCGTAGATACTGTCCGTGAGGTGCTGTCATGATGAAAGATCTGCTGGCTAAATACGACGTACCGGTCCCCCGCTATACTTCCTATCCCACTGTGCCTTACTGGGAAACCAATCCCACCACGGATCAATGGGTGCAGCATCTGCGCGCCACTTTGAAAGAAGGCACGGGCGGCTGGTCCCTGTACTTGCATATTCCTTTCTGTGAAAGTCTTTGCACTTTCTGCGGCTGCAACAACATCATTACCAAAGACCACAAACGTGAAACACCGTACGTGGAGCTGGTGCTGAAAGAATGGCAGCTGTATCTGGATCAGGTTCCCGAGCTTTTGGAAAAGCCTTTGAAACACATCCACTTGGGTGGCGGTACTCCGACCTTCCTGTCTGCGGAGGCCTTGACCCAGTTGTTGAAACCGATTCTTTCCCGCGTGAAAATCGACACCAACGATTTTGAAGGTTCCATCGAAGTGGATCCTCGCCGCACCAATGC is from Bdellovibrio bacteriovorus str. Tiberius and encodes:
- a CDS encoding glutamate-1-semialdehyde 2,1-aminomutase; protein product: MHKVTSEELFQRALKVAPGGVHSPVRSFKGLDRAPVFFKKAEGAFLTSVEDKKYIDFCQSFGPLILGHLDAEVKEEVHRMVDTAWTFGATEIYSLELAEWITSTLPFMEKLRFVSSGTEAVMSALRVARAATGRTKILKFEGCYHGHVDNLLVKAGSGLAGASASSSAGIPAEVAAHTVVAPLDDEAKLAEVFAAQGKDIAAVIIEPLPANYGLLVQRPEFLKKVAELCEKNGSLLIFDEVISGFRVGLGGMVEQTGIRPDLVTYGKIIGGGFPVGCYGGKAELMNMVAPSGDVYQAGTLSANPVGMRAGLTTLKKMQRVDGWNVLEQRTRKFADNIRVGFAKKGVNLEVSQVASLFWIHGPTANPIRSIDQIPANQGGNFKNLFLKSLDKGVYLAPNAYEVGFVSLAHTDELLEQAAQIIVDAAE
- a CDS encoding sensor histidine kinase, whose amino-acid sequence is MTKSFIKPHIKTALAILWFAFTFSLVGWWWVYFLLKLSPENASIEQLRTSHRMFAWEGSILLAAILFGGIALVIFTYRDQKRHQRLRFFFSTFSHDIKTSIARLRLQAEVLEEDLNTTSHPVMKRLIQDIQRLDLQLENSLLLANLEAGQLLKEQVSLSDLLSSLRSEFSELTVELEREAKILGDRRALLSVLRNLLQNSVLHGKATTVKIRVRPHGEGRIELVIQDDGLGFKGILKKLGSEILMSQDVRSNGIGLLLTKRLLEKMNGDIWFESKENEGFKSHIELQGTLP
- a CDS encoding response regulator transcription factor, with amino-acid sequence MRKILLVEDDISLGETLNERLQRDYEVSWAKSLSEAWSLFSKTKDYDLAILDVGLPDGSGFELAAKLKATAPILFLFLTAQADAESRLQGFELGAEEYIPKPFHLKELLIRVKHVLDAHAPTRELQLESCVVNFTQMSVTKKTGQIEYPPVTDLKILQLLIEKSPRVLSRDEIMNEIWGVDKNPSHRTIDNIIVRLRQLLGDDGEKHIRSVRGVGYQWSTEEAT
- a CDS encoding uroporphyrinogen decarboxylase family protein, producing the protein MNTLFHNALKRTPQAVPPIWFMRQAGRYHKHYQGMRANHSFDQLCKRAELAAEVARGPVAEFDFDVSILFSDILYPLEALGMGLEYTDHGPQLGFKLTPETIGTLGGVEEAVKFMYFQKEAVLATRAVLPSNKSLIGFVGGPWTLFVYAVEGSHAGSLIQSKKLAPMFPQFLEKMYPLLKENIRLQLEGGVEIVMIFDTAAGEVSPLFFQEWIQPVLTRLSQDYPGKIGYYSKGTQAVFFNDAFKALPWAGQGFDHRNYLPDCFNIQNKGFVQGNFDQSLLFMDDADFKKAMHTYLAPMKNMSKEQRAGWVSGLGHGVLPKTPEKNVKLFVDTVREVLS